One Branchiostoma floridae strain S238N-H82 chromosome 1, Bfl_VNyyK, whole genome shotgun sequence genomic region harbors:
- the LOC118430705 gene encoding glycoprotein 3-alpha-L-fucosyltransferase A-like, protein MWKKHLNVYMPGKEGKLCPTLPQCTFTTSAENIHTADAVIFENSQLPLTYLESEMPQKRSQHQHWIWLISECPNYLTINLNSYSGVFNWTITYRTDSDVSGAWGSQHLVYKRLKDADLDPNTDYSKGKTKLAVWFISKCSSRAHRILYAQELVKHLHVDIFGKCGRIVCEKQDFQCTVRHIRQYKFYLAFENMKCKQYITEKYWRHALTNNVVPVVLGAPKKDYEYLTPPNSFIHVDDFESPKALADYLKLLDKDTEMYNSYFKWKTNPPKNIPLDDGVWCNLCRKLLGICPNTRKMYTNLDKWYRGENNDECEPVSDVEYHEVHFTTDN, encoded by the coding sequence atgtggaaaaaacacTTGAACGTGTACATGCCGGGAAAGGAAGGCAAGTTGTGCCCCACGCTGCCACAGTGTACCTTTACAACAAGCGCAGAAAATATTCACACAGCCGATGCTGTTATCTTTGAAAACAGTCAACTTCCACTTACGTACCTCGAGTCAGAAATGCCACAAAAACGTTCCCAACATCAACATTGGATCTGGCTGATTTCTGAATGCCCTAATTATCTTACAATAAATTTGAACTCGTATAGCGGTGTTTTTAACTGGACTATTACGTACAGGACTGACTCCGACGTGTCCGGCGCCTGGGGATCTCAACATTTGGTATACAAGAGACTCAAGGATGCTGATCTTGATCCCAACACAGACTATTCCAAAGGGAAAACCAAGCTTGCCGTCTGGTTTATCAGTAAATGTTCATCGAGAGCTCATCGTATTTTGTATGCCCAGGAATTAGTAAAGCATTTGCATGTCGATATCTTTGGTAAATGCGGAAGGATTGTTTGTGAAAAACAAGACTTTCAATGCACAGTGAGACACATTAGACAATACAAGTTCTATCTTGCGTTTGAAAACATGAAGTGTAAACAATATATAACGGAAAAATATTGGAGGCATGCTCTTACTAATAATGTTGTTCCAGTTGTGCTGGGAGCCCCCAAAAAAGACTATGAGTACTTGACTCCTCCAAACTCTTTTATACACGTGGATGACTTTGAATCACCAAAAGCTTTAGCAGATTATCTGAAGCTACTTGACAAGGATACGGAGATGTACAATTCTTACTTTAAATGGAAGACTAACCCCCCTAAAAATATCCCTTTGGATGATGGAGTCTGGTGCAACTTATGTAGAAAGCTGTTGGGGATATGCCCTAATACAAGAAAGATGTATACAAACTTAGATAAATGGTACAGAGGTGAGAACAACGACGAATGTGAACCGGTAAGTGATGTTGAATATCAtgaggtacattttacaactgACAATTAA